A genome region from Microbacterium profundi includes the following:
- a CDS encoding MBL fold metallo-hydrolase → MSLRPNHSQFEAWTGHHLPDTLQVQPGVWAVPLPLKGDQYVRHTYTYLVTDAHGAVHVIDPGWDTADNRARLASSFGQIGKHLADVKTIVSTHLHPDHTGLAPWLKEQSGAPVVMHRAEAEAAGSGASLSIAVDFFRRLRSWGAPLAERTKLYTELWRQRHLGDGISVNADVLVDHGDVLDIPGRRLRVIHTPGHTEGSICLHDEESLSLFSGDTLLPMAHPGIGLGVGGGRSQRDPLARYFDSLEALTRLDVDMVHPGHGYSFKGLRDRVEETTGHHRRRSDEVQSIMSSEMKRPSVWRVAEQVHWTAGWEHLHGYMRLSAVAQTAMHIDYLRGVATE, encoded by the coding sequence TTGAGTCTCCGGCCGAATCACAGCCAGTTCGAAGCGTGGACCGGTCACCATCTCCCCGATACCTTGCAGGTCCAGCCGGGCGTTTGGGCGGTGCCGCTACCCCTTAAGGGCGACCAGTACGTTCGACACACCTACACCTACCTCGTCACCGACGCCCATGGAGCAGTGCATGTCATCGATCCAGGCTGGGATACCGCTGACAATCGGGCAAGGCTGGCGTCGTCCTTCGGGCAAATCGGGAAACATCTCGCGGATGTGAAAACCATTGTTTCCACCCACCTCCATCCCGATCACACCGGCCTCGCCCCGTGGCTCAAGGAGCAGAGTGGTGCGCCGGTAGTAATGCACCGCGCCGAGGCGGAAGCAGCGGGGAGTGGTGCCTCGTTGTCCATCGCCGTTGACTTCTTCCGAAGACTTCGTTCCTGGGGCGCACCGTTGGCCGAGCGCACGAAACTCTACACCGAGCTGTGGCGACAGAGGCACCTGGGAGACGGGATCAGCGTGAACGCCGACGTGCTAGTTGATCACGGCGACGTCCTCGACATTCCTGGTCGACGACTGCGGGTAATTCACACTCCAGGACACACTGAGGGCAGCATTTGCCTGCATGACGAGGAATCTCTCTCCCTGTTCAGCGGCGATACCTTGTTGCCGATGGCGCATCCTGGCATTGGTCTCGGCGTCGGTGGCGGGCGGTCACAACGGGATCCTCTTGCACGCTACTTCGACTCATTGGAAGCGCTCACTCGCCTGGACGTAGATATGGTGCACCCCGGACATGGGTACTCCTTCAAAGGACTTCGCGACCGTGTCGAAGAGACGACTGGACATCATCGCCGTCGCTCGGACGAAGTGCAGTCCATTATGTCGTCCGAAATGAAGAGGCCCAGTGTCTGGCGAGTCGCCGAACAGGTGCATTGGACGGCGGGCTGGGAGCACCTCCACGGATACATGCGCCTCTCGGCTGTCGCACAGACAGCGATGCATATCGACTATCTCCGAGGCGTGGCCACCGAGTAG
- a CDS encoding 3-oxoacyl-ACP reductase family protein: MSDVDSRPVALVTGASRGIGRAIAIDLAAAGFDLVLGYHSDRQGAEETAGRVASGSSAVSVGADLRDLSSGKVYVDAALGRFGRLDALINNAGIARDRRIRRMTDADWADVLAVDLGGAFSCSRAGASALAESPRGTIVNVSSIVGMNGNVGQANYAAAKGGLLAMTRSLAREFAPQGVTVNAVAPGFVLTDMTLTLPAEIIEANIAATPLARPGEPEDIASVVAWLVSSAARFVTGAVIPVDGGLSL; this comes from the coding sequence ATGAGCGATGTGGACAGTAGGCCGGTCGCTCTCGTCACTGGAGCGTCCCGCGGTATTGGCAGGGCGATCGCGATTGATCTTGCGGCGGCCGGCTTCGACTTAGTACTCGGTTATCACAGCGATAGACAAGGCGCTGAAGAAACCGCCGGTCGAGTAGCATCCGGCAGCTCAGCGGTTTCAGTCGGAGCCGACCTTCGCGACCTAAGCTCAGGCAAGGTTTATGTCGACGCGGCGCTCGGGCGTTTTGGTCGTCTGGACGCACTGATCAACAACGCAGGCATTGCTCGCGACCGACGTATCCGCCGTATGACGGACGCGGACTGGGCGGATGTTCTTGCGGTGGATCTGGGCGGGGCGTTCAGTTGCTCACGTGCAGGTGCCAGCGCCCTTGCCGAGTCTCCGCGAGGCACCATTGTCAACGTGTCGTCGATTGTGGGGATGAACGGTAACGTGGGGCAGGCGAACTATGCCGCTGCTAAGGGTGGACTGCTGGCGATGACGAGATCACTCGCTCGTGAGTTCGCACCCCAAGGCGTCACGGTGAATGCTGTCGCGCCAGGTTTCGTGCTCACCGACATGACGCTGACGCTGCCTGCGGAGATCATCGAGGCGAACATCGCGGCGACTCCTCTGGCGCGTCCGGGCGAACCTGAGGACATCGCATCCGTGGTGGCTTGGCTGGTCTCGAGTGCCGCGCGCTTTGTCACGGGTGCGGTGATCCCGGTCGATGGCGGCCTGTCTCTCTGA
- a CDS encoding acyl-CoA thioesterase: MTSLLDILSVEPQGHDMFLGSSSGMIQHLFGGQLLGQSVVAAARTVEGREINSLHGYFLHAGDGRRPVQYEVQRTRDGRSFSSRRVVGYQDDHKIWTADLSFHTGEAGIERAEEQPPSLAPEELPSFMDGMRSTVGTGSEWNDLDIRWGGPWPPAGRAPAGMSPRNSFWFRFSKELPDDDAVLHAAVLAYVSDLSFLTPVILPDGAFMWSPGVRATSLDHAVWFHRSFSVDEWLLYDQYSPVASRGRGFAIGGISAIDRGRVASTAQEGLFRFKNEVR; encoded by the coding sequence GTGACCTCATTGTTGGATATTCTCTCCGTCGAACCGCAGGGACATGACATGTTTCTGGGGTCCTCCTCGGGGATGATCCAACATCTGTTCGGCGGGCAACTTCTCGGACAATCGGTGGTTGCTGCAGCCCGCACTGTGGAGGGGCGCGAGATCAATTCGCTGCACGGTTATTTCTTGCATGCCGGCGATGGTAGGCGCCCCGTTCAGTATGAGGTGCAGAGAACACGGGATGGCCGTTCGTTCAGTTCCCGTCGGGTGGTGGGGTATCAGGACGATCACAAGATATGGACGGCGGATCTGTCGTTTCACACCGGCGAGGCGGGCATCGAGCGGGCTGAGGAGCAGCCCCCTAGTCTCGCACCGGAAGAACTTCCGTCCTTCATGGACGGGATGAGATCCACGGTGGGTACCGGTAGCGAGTGGAATGACCTCGACATCCGGTGGGGTGGACCTTGGCCACCTGCGGGTAGGGCCCCCGCGGGTATGTCACCACGGAATAGCTTCTGGTTCCGGTTCAGCAAGGAACTTCCGGACGATGATGCGGTTCTCCACGCAGCCGTTCTGGCCTATGTCTCGGATCTTTCGTTTCTTACGCCCGTTATATTACCTGATGGTGCGTTTATGTGGTCTCCAGGAGTTCGGGCGACCTCGCTAGACCATGCTGTGTGGTTTCATCGTTCATTCTCAGTTGACGAGTGGCTGCTCTACGATCAGTACTCACCGGTCGCATCCCGAGGCCGAGGCTTTGCGATAGGCGGAATTAGTGCAATCGATCGTGGGCGCGTCGCGAGCACTGCTCAGGAGGGATTGTTTCGGTTCAAGAATGAGGTTCGATGA
- a CDS encoding acyl-CoA dehydrogenase family protein codes for MQFELSEDQLDFQKSLRRMISDRSPMKIVREVIETEPGWDEGLWRQFAEQAGLPALLVPEEYDGAGASLVEAMIVMEELGRGLVPSPFFATTAFGVVPILTFGSESQKQDLLPGIVAGEITATTAITEPSGNWSPDGVEMAADGSDDSVTLTGTKSFVIDGHTANKILVVARSGDQYGLYVVDGDAPGLSRTKQTTLDLTRPMATLEFDNVAATALGEPGSWDRISHMIDVAATLLAAEMVGAMEAAMTMAVEYAKVRNQFSRAIGSFQGIKHRLSEMALEVDTSRAATWYAAHAGAEELEDFPTAALVAKATAAAGFAFTASWVVQVHGGIGFTWDHDAQLYYRKAKSTELLLGSTADTWLQLADRLGV; via the coding sequence ATGCAGTTCGAACTTAGCGAAGATCAACTGGACTTTCAGAAGAGCCTGCGGCGGATGATCTCCGATCGCTCGCCGATGAAGATCGTCCGGGAGGTGATTGAGACCGAGCCGGGCTGGGACGAGGGTCTGTGGCGGCAATTTGCCGAGCAGGCCGGATTGCCCGCATTGCTGGTGCCCGAAGAATACGACGGTGCGGGCGCGTCTCTCGTGGAGGCCATGATCGTGATGGAAGAGCTCGGCCGCGGCCTCGTTCCATCCCCCTTCTTCGCCACCACCGCGTTCGGAGTGGTTCCGATCCTCACTTTCGGCTCCGAATCCCAGAAGCAGGACTTGCTCCCAGGCATCGTCGCTGGGGAAATCACGGCCACCACTGCGATCACCGAGCCGTCCGGCAATTGGAGCCCTGATGGTGTGGAGATGGCTGCGGACGGTAGCGATGATTCCGTCACCTTGACCGGGACGAAGTCGTTCGTCATCGATGGTCACACGGCCAACAAGATTCTCGTGGTCGCACGATCGGGCGACCAGTATGGTTTGTATGTCGTCGATGGCGATGCCCCAGGGCTCTCTCGTACGAAGCAGACGACTCTCGATCTCACGCGCCCAATGGCGACGCTGGAGTTCGACAATGTCGCCGCTACCGCTCTCGGCGAGCCCGGAAGCTGGGACCGCATCTCGCACATGATCGACGTCGCGGCGACGCTCCTTGCCGCCGAGATGGTCGGTGCGATGGAAGCAGCGATGACCATGGCAGTCGAATACGCGAAGGTTCGCAATCAGTTCAGTCGCGCGATCGGCTCGTTTCAGGGCATAAAACACCGCCTGTCTGAGATGGCATTGGAAGTCGACACGTCTCGGGCTGCGACATGGTACGCGGCCCATGCGGGCGCCGAAGAACTTGAAGACTTTCCGACTGCGGCGCTCGTGGCGAAGGCAACAGCGGCAGCCGGCTTTGCGTTCACCGCGTCCTGGGTAGTTCAGGTCCACGGTGGTATCGGCTTTACATGGGATCATGACGCCCAGCTCTACTACCGCAAGGCCAAGTCCACCGAGTTGCTCCTGGGTTCGACCGCTGATACCTGGCTACAGTTGGCCGACCGGCTTGGAGTCTGA
- a CDS encoding MaoC/PaaZ C-terminal domain-containing protein, with translation MNTDAAKPLSANEAEVGLTSPVYTVGPIGRTDIVKYAGAGGDFNPIHHDEVWAVSIGLPSVFSMGLFQGGLSSRLASDWIGLKNLTSFGTRFRSQVWPGEVLKIRGEIIEVVAGPDGTAVKAAITVTNEDGTDVKVQALATGVLPR, from the coding sequence ATGAACACCGATGCAGCCAAGCCGCTGAGCGCGAACGAGGCGGAGGTCGGACTGACTTCTCCCGTTTACACTGTTGGGCCGATCGGACGTACGGACATCGTCAAGTACGCCGGTGCCGGTGGTGACTTCAACCCCATTCACCACGACGAGGTCTGGGCCGTATCCATCGGGCTCCCGTCCGTATTCTCCATGGGCCTGTTCCAGGGTGGGCTGTCATCACGGCTGGCGTCAGACTGGATTGGACTGAAGAACCTGACGAGCTTCGGAACACGTTTTCGCAGCCAGGTATGGCCGGGCGAAGTGCTGAAGATCCGCGGGGAGATTATTGAGGTTGTCGCCGGGCCAGACGGCACTGCTGTAAAGGCCGCGATTACCGTGACCAATGAAGACGGGACCGACGTTAAGGTTCAGGCGTTGGCGACTGGAGTCCTTCCGCGTTAG
- a CDS encoding MaoC family dehydratase N-terminal domain-containing protein, translating into MEHGDDLVGKILGTVTFPVEAGKVREFAKSLHDPNPVFRETEEAQRAGFSAIPAPPTYSVVAAHFNEGDSAFSSLGLDLARVLHGEQTWTYHRTPVVGDVLTGQTRVVSVEKKPGSRGGVMTLVKLGTEYRDQNGEPVLTEESTVIETAAVVGGGEK; encoded by the coding sequence ATGGAGCATGGCGACGATCTGGTCGGAAAAATTCTTGGAACTGTGACGTTCCCCGTCGAAGCGGGAAAGGTTCGCGAGTTCGCGAAGAGCCTTCACGATCCCAACCCTGTATTCCGGGAGACCGAAGAAGCCCAGCGGGCCGGTTTCTCGGCGATTCCAGCCCCTCCGACCTATTCGGTGGTTGCAGCGCACTTCAATGAAGGTGATAGCGCGTTCTCGTCGTTGGGTCTCGACCTGGCTCGGGTCCTTCATGGCGAGCAAACTTGGACTTACCACAGGACGCCCGTCGTGGGCGACGTTCTCACCGGACAGACCCGAGTCGTGAGTGTCGAGAAGAAGCCCGGCAGTCGCGGCGGGGTGATGACTTTAGTCAAGCTCGGAACCGAGTATCGGGACCAGAATGGGGAGCCTGTTCTCACCGAGGAGTCGACAGTCATCGAGACTGCTGCCGTTGTCGGAGGTGGGGAGAAATGA
- a CDS encoding enoyl-CoA hydratase/isomerase family protein, with protein MNNIDDVVRVQFGVDGVAEVVLTRPTKLNVVNLRMRDALIEAFAAVRDFPDLGALVLRAEGAHFSAGADISEFGNAESVFEARRIRWDRDPWYLLWSLPIPKVVALHGYALGSGLEMALLCDLRIAAYGTKVGLPETKLGMLPAAGGTRSITAWVPPSKAIPFIMAGEAIDAAAARDLGLIDEVLPEGVDVDDAAMAYARRLAALPRAAVRAALSASKAAHELPLREGLVAERRLAYLTGQFNYD; from the coding sequence ATGAATAACATAGACGACGTGGTCCGGGTTCAATTCGGCGTGGACGGGGTGGCCGAGGTCGTGCTAACTCGGCCAACGAAGCTCAACGTGGTGAACCTGCGCATGCGTGACGCGCTGATCGAGGCGTTCGCCGCGGTGCGGGACTTCCCAGATCTCGGTGCGCTCGTATTACGCGCGGAAGGGGCTCATTTCTCCGCCGGGGCGGATATCAGCGAGTTTGGCAATGCGGAGTCCGTCTTTGAGGCGCGCCGTATTCGGTGGGATCGCGACCCGTGGTACCTCCTGTGGAGTCTGCCGATACCGAAGGTCGTCGCTCTACACGGTTATGCGCTCGGCTCCGGCTTAGAGATGGCACTGCTCTGTGATCTGCGGATCGCCGCCTACGGTACGAAGGTCGGACTACCGGAGACAAAGCTCGGTATGCTGCCAGCCGCGGGGGGTACGCGTTCTATAACTGCGTGGGTGCCTCCATCAAAGGCGATCCCGTTCATCATGGCGGGCGAAGCCATCGATGCGGCGGCCGCCCGCGATCTCGGCCTCATTGATGAGGTATTGCCAGAGGGGGTCGACGTGGATGACGCGGCCATGGCATACGCACGACGTCTGGCGGCCCTCCCCAGGGCTGCGGTGCGTGCTGCGCTCAGCGCATCGAAAGCCGCACATGAACTCCCTCTCCGCGAAGGTCTGGTTGCAGAACGCAGGCTTGCTTACTTGACTGGCCAGTTCAACTACGACTAG
- a CDS encoding CoA transferase — translation MSGPVAPCQGLPAAAPTRAAAGLLAVGALAAARVGGEVVVDADSAAILLLQPLVLAHWYSAPTPVRVTPLRIGAGWVATELGAPGDDDLFALLRRTTLFDDPEELSTAAQEWRLPVVPYRRELTSRHLSRARLDHHELLSPGDRLPPEVSSIAAPPLAGVKVMEVTAMWAGPLCTWLLAQMGASVLSIESDARPDGMRAPNGGGIYPGGLLIPGTNDRSAMFLALAEGKQRVNLDLRVRDDRKAFDDACAEVDLRVDSLSRRARDNLGIDYWGQSRRGPAIVHLPAYSYGPTRDWVSYGTQIHAMSGLAWPRGTDEPIPAATAYVDALGGIAGALASVAALYAATQQHEPPRLTASLMDAVETLSADSDRGTLLRGDPMPRVSELVESHAARAAEVTVAGRRVRHPASPFIWA, via the coding sequence ATGAGTGGACCCGTGGCGCCCTGCCAGGGGCTGCCCGCGGCGGCGCCCACTCGCGCCGCCGCGGGCCTTCTGGCGGTGGGTGCGCTCGCGGCAGCCCGTGTTGGTGGAGAGGTCGTGGTCGATGCTGACTCAGCCGCCATTCTTCTGCTGCAGCCACTCGTGCTGGCGCACTGGTACTCGGCACCGACGCCGGTACGGGTGACTCCATTGCGTATCGGTGCAGGGTGGGTGGCGACAGAGCTCGGGGCTCCCGGAGACGATGATCTGTTCGCACTCCTCCGCCGGACGACCCTATTTGACGATCCTGAAGAACTCAGCACGGCCGCGCAGGAATGGCGATTACCGGTTGTTCCGTATCGCAGGGAGCTCACCAGTCGTCATCTGAGCCGGGCTCGACTCGATCACCACGAACTGTTGAGCCCTGGTGATCGACTTCCGCCAGAGGTGTCTTCGATTGCCGCGCCTCCGCTGGCCGGCGTCAAGGTGATGGAAGTCACGGCGATGTGGGCGGGTCCTCTCTGCACATGGCTGCTCGCGCAGATGGGGGCGTCAGTGCTCTCGATCGAATCCGATGCCCGGCCGGACGGGATGCGAGCGCCGAACGGGGGAGGTATCTACCCTGGCGGTCTGCTGATACCGGGCACGAACGATCGGTCGGCGATGTTTTTGGCCCTGGCTGAGGGCAAACAGCGCGTGAACCTCGACCTTCGTGTCCGGGATGACCGCAAAGCGTTTGACGATGCCTGTGCAGAAGTGGACTTGCGTGTGGATAGCCTCTCCCGGCGTGCTCGCGATAACCTCGGGATCGACTATTGGGGCCAGAGCCGAAGAGGACCGGCCATCGTTCACCTGCCGGCGTACTCGTACGGCCCCACGCGTGATTGGGTGTCGTACGGCACGCAGATTCACGCCATGAGCGGGTTGGCATGGCCTCGTGGAACCGACGAGCCGATCCCCGCGGCTACGGCCTATGTCGATGCGCTCGGAGGTATTGCCGGAGCCCTGGCATCCGTCGCAGCGCTGTATGCGGCCACGCAGCAGCACGAGCCGCCCAGGCTGACAGCAAGCCTCATGGATGCAGTCGAGACCTTATCGGCCGATAGTGACCGCGGTACTTTGCTCCGGGGCGACCCGATGCCTCGGGTGAGCGAGCTAGTGGAGTCGCACGCGGCCCGCGCAGCGGAAGTGACCGTGGCCGGTCGTCGCGTGCGCCATCCCGCTTCCCCCTTCATCTGGGCGTGA
- a CDS encoding enoyl-CoA hydratase/isomerase family protein codes for MLDIALLDAIMSSGQSAELTDVLSEHAEDRDVRAVLLRSESEDFCVGVDDVRIVKRIYGPTPADALAAIRVPVVAVLTGRVESVGLELALAADVRLSASDAFFRLSEVSEGRLPSWGGTQRLPRVIGQAAALRMILFGERMEAMEALHQGLVHEVVAAPLERAAEYTSMWKARAPLALEYAKEAVRDGGELRLREGLALEADLNTLLQTSRDRAEGIAAFLAKRTANFRNA; via the coding sequence GTGCTCGACATTGCACTTCTCGATGCAATCATGAGCTCAGGACAGAGCGCTGAGTTGACCGATGTGCTGTCAGAGCACGCCGAGGATAGAGATGTGCGCGCTGTGCTACTCCGGTCCGAGTCTGAGGACTTCTGCGTCGGCGTCGACGACGTGCGAATCGTGAAGCGGATCTACGGTCCCACGCCGGCGGATGCACTTGCGGCGATCCGTGTGCCGGTCGTTGCTGTCCTGACCGGCCGTGTCGAGTCCGTAGGTCTGGAGTTGGCGCTGGCGGCTGATGTCAGGCTATCGGCATCCGATGCATTCTTTCGTCTCTCTGAAGTCTCTGAGGGGAGGTTGCCGTCGTGGGGTGGCACCCAACGGCTGCCTCGTGTGATTGGTCAAGCGGCCGCCCTTCGCATGATCTTGTTCGGCGAGCGAATGGAGGCGATGGAGGCTCTCCATCAAGGTCTTGTGCATGAGGTCGTTGCCGCCCCACTCGAACGGGCCGCTGAGTACACATCTATGTGGAAGGCTCGCGCTCCACTCGCTTTGGAGTACGCCAAGGAAGCGGTTCGGGATGGCGGGGAGCTCCGTTTGAGAGAGGGCCTTGCTCTCGAAGCCGACCTGAATACACTGTTGCAGACGTCGCGAGATCGCGCGGAAGGCATCGCCGCCTTTCTTGCTAAGCGGACGGCGAACTTCCGGAACGCCTGA
- a CDS encoding cytochrome b/b6 domain-containing protein, producing the protein MVVLFTRWLVSVPFMRDFLATYPGEYELPEGAPIGFPAWLNWQHFLNVFLLVLIIRSGLEVRFQKRPNAFWTPRWNKERKISLAVWFHQSIDVLWLVNGVIFVFLLFVSGQWMRIVPTSWEVFPNALSAVLQYLSLDWPIENGWVNYNSIQQLTYFLVVFVASPLAAATGVRMSGIWPTNAQRLNVLYPIEWARAVHFPTMVFFVLFIAVHVTLVIATGALRNLNHMYAAQGSTDPLALAENWTGFWIFSASLLLIVAAWVAARPLLLAPIARLFGSVSSR; encoded by the coding sequence ATGGTCGTGCTCTTTACCCGCTGGCTGGTCTCGGTCCCGTTCATGCGGGATTTTCTCGCGACGTATCCGGGCGAATATGAGCTACCAGAGGGCGCCCCGATCGGATTCCCCGCATGGCTAAACTGGCAACATTTCTTGAACGTGTTCCTCCTGGTCCTAATCATCCGGTCGGGCTTGGAGGTGAGGTTTCAGAAGCGTCCGAACGCGTTCTGGACGCCGCGGTGGAACAAGGAACGCAAGATTAGTCTTGCAGTATGGTTCCACCAGTCGATTGACGTTCTCTGGCTCGTCAACGGTGTGATCTTCGTCTTCCTTCTCTTTGTGTCCGGGCAATGGATGCGGATCGTTCCGACGAGCTGGGAGGTGTTTCCGAACGCGCTCTCCGCGGTACTCCAGTACTTGTCACTGGACTGGCCGATCGAGAACGGCTGGGTCAACTACAACTCGATCCAGCAGCTAACGTATTTCCTGGTGGTATTCGTGGCCTCTCCGCTCGCGGCTGCGACAGGCGTGCGGATGTCGGGAATCTGGCCCACGAATGCTCAGCGGCTCAATGTGCTCTACCCGATCGAGTGGGCGCGGGCCGTGCATTTTCCGACGATGGTCTTCTTCGTACTGTTCATCGCGGTTCACGTGACTCTGGTTATCGCCACTGGAGCGCTCCGAAACCTCAATCACATGTACGCGGCACAAGGCTCAACCGATCCTTTGGCACTCGCAGAAAATTGGACGGGGTTCTGGATATTCAGTGCGTCGCTGTTACTCATCGTTGCGGCCTGGGTCGCCGCTCGACCGCTGCTTCTGGCGCCGATCGCTCGGCTGTTCGGCTCGGTGAGTTCCCGCTGA